From the genome of Pirellulaceae bacterium:
GTCAGCATGGCTAGCAGGATGGTTGCGCGCAGCAGTTCGGCCAGTCGGTCGCCACCCAATACTTGTGCCGCGATCAGGGCTACATTTTCGCGCCCACTGCCATCTGCGTGCACTAACGCTTGAGGGCCTGGTGCGTACACAATTATCCAGTTCAATACGCAGTACAACAGCGTCACAAGTAGCGTCCCCCACAACATAGCTTGCGGGACTTGGCGGCTGGTGCGCGGCGACTCGGCGGCCACGTATACGGCAGCGTTGAATCCGGTGTAGCTGAGAGCGATCCAGGACATCGATCCCACCAAGGTCCACCACTGGCTGACCTCGGGTGGCAAAAGATTGCCGGAGCGCTCAGGCAACGGTGCCCCGCCGAGCCAGTTCCCAGCGCTGAATTGCCATAATCCTACAATGATAAACGGCAGCAGCAACAACAACTTGACGGCCACCAAACCGTTCTGAGTCCGCGTGCCCAGGCGTATTCCGAACGCGTGGCACAGCGCTGCGACCATAATGCACACGGCCGCAACCCAGGCAATCTGCGGTTGATCTGATCGCGTTTCGGGTAACAGATGTACTGCCGCGGCTTTAGCCGACAATGCAATGGGCGCGGTGAATCCAGCTATCAGCGAGATCCAGCCAGCCAAAAAGCCGATGCTCGGATGCGCCAATCTGCTCAGGAAGGCATACTCGCCGCCAGAAATTGGCAGTCGCGACACAAGACTGCCGTACGCGTGGGCTCCACTGATGGCCCACACGCCGCACAGCATCCAAGCCAGCATCACGCGACCTGGATTGCCCAGCACCGAAAGTGAGAAACCGCTGGAGGTAAATACACCCACGCCAATCATGTTCGCTACGACCAGTCCGATCAACGACGCAAACCCCAACGATTTCTCGGGGCTGACTGGACTGGGCGAATTGGCGGTATCTGTTTCCGATGGTGGCATGGTTGCATTTTAGCTGGCTAAGCGTCCAAGGGTCTTGTAGAGTGGGTCCAGCGGATGAGTATCGAAATCTTATCGCAATGCATGAAGTCACTTCTGGGCCCAAGCGACGCAACCTCGCGCCGGCCCACCACGGACATGAACCGTTATGCTGATAGTTTATCTGTGAGCGGGTGATTGTCATGGCTACCCGAATATGCCATGCTCTTGTCTTGTGACAATGTAATGGTTCGCGTTCCATCCAGCAGCGCAGCAAACGACAAAACATGACGCAGACAATTAGCTTTCGACAGCAGGTCAATCGGTACTTTGACTCGGCAGCGGCTTGGACCAAACACGACCCAACGCTGCTAGCACA
Proteins encoded in this window:
- a CDS encoding APC family permease; amino-acid sequence: MPPSETDTANSPSPVSPEKSLGFASLIGLVVANMIGVGVFTSSGFSLSVLGNPGRVMLAWMLCGVWAISGAHAYGSLVSRLPISGGEYAFLSRLAHPSIGFLAGWISLIAGFTAPIALSAKAAAVHLLPETRSDQPQIAWVAAVCIMVAALCHAFGIRLGTRTQNGLVAVKLLLLLPFIIVGLWQFSAGNWLGGAPLPERSGNLLPPEVSQWWTLVGSMSWIALSYTGFNAAVYVAAESPRTSRQVPQAMLWGTLLVTLLYCVLNWIIVYAPGPQALVHADGSGRENVALIAAQVLGGDRLAELLRATILLAMLTSVFAMLMLGPRVYRQMAADGVMPKILDADNFRWAIALQAVLSIVAVFLGSILELMTYLGLTLSACGSMTVAALWWIRRRQPHSPPLGRIEQLSAAIYLAMSLCFLVAAAQQRTQQFIAMLATFAIGTGVYLGWTLLRKGL